A portion of the Oryzias melastigma strain HK-1 linkage group LG1, ASM292280v2, whole genome shotgun sequence genome contains these proteins:
- the LOC112137564 gene encoding ral guanine nucleotide dissociation stimulator-like 2 isoform X2, translating into MGKWDFSMDPVHEWVDEGEEDAVFGITLRREPVPPSADPAEPSSSAFGCVQYHAVKVRRLKAGTLERLVTHLLDPESREPDFVHIFLSTYRAFTSPRTLVELLFQREETFSNLETSVSSCR; encoded by the exons ATGGGAAAGTGGGACTTCAGCATG GACCCGGTGCACGAGTGGGTCGACGAAGGGGAGGAGGACGCCGTGTTCGGCATCACCCTGCGCAGGGAGCCCGTCCCGCCGAGCGCAGACCCCGCAGAGCCTTCGTCATCTGCTTTCGgctgcgtccagtaccacgcaGTCAAGGTGCGGCGGTTAAAGGCCGGCACGCTGGAGCGCCTGGTCACACATCTGCTGGACCCGGAGAGCCGCGAGCCGGACTTCGTCCACATCTTTCTGTCCACGTACAGGGCCTTCACCTCGCCCCGGACGCTGGTGGAGCTGCTGTTTCAGAG AGAAGAGACCTTCTCCAACCTGGAAACCTCCGTCAGCTCCTGCAGGTGA
- the LOC112137563 gene encoding ral guanine nucleotide dissociation stimulator-like 1, which yields MDFSVRAVAEQLSRLDAELFVRVVPFHCLGCIWSQRDKKENRKLAPTVRATISQFNAVTNRVITSLLCPSSPSPSTSSPVSSPRAASTFLYPTSAPGSPHCPHSSPAHRARIIERWITIAQECRQLKNFSSVRAILSALQSNAIYRLKKTWAAVSRESMSVFEHLCETFPDENCVLTSREMLEDGSHPDSCAAAGIKPPESRHTSFSGGVVPYLGTHLTVLTMLDTALPDVLEGGLINFEKRRREFEILSQIRQLQAFCSQYNLPVKRQISVWLQAPSLLTDQESYELSRELEPPVDPCPSSPSSWSSRLLAKKLAVLRTSSESSLRKAHADQISVSSSGSSSSDMEDLPAPHPSPLRLKFKSLSGSLHNVTEDFSSVSSSSLSGSSCSSSQPDLSSSSLLLSPESARPPRSCPRPVYNKQISDLCIIRVTVESVSNGNVYKSILLSSQDHTPQVIQRALEKHNMEDFRSGDFSLYQKLNHGKELHIPDKANVFYAMCTSANYDFVLRPRWRSHRNHRRHFGSSCSPVAQARSRLIK from the exons ATGGACTTCTCTGTGAGAGCAGTGGCAGAACAGCTGAGCAGGCTGGACGCC GAGCTGTTCGTCCGGGTCGTTCCCTTCCACTGTCTGGGCTGCATCTGGTCCCAGCGCGACAAGAAGGAAAACCGAAAGCTGGCGCCGACGGTCCGCGCCACCATCTCCCAGTTCAACGCCGTCACCAACCGAGTGATCACCTCGCTCCTCTGCCCGTCCTCCCCCAgcccctccacctcctcccccGTCTCATCACCCCGCGCTGCTTCCACCTTCCTGTACCCGACCTCCGCGCCAGGCTCACCTCACTGTCCGCACAGCAGCCCCGCCCACCGAGCACGCATCATCGAACGGTGGATCACCATCGCACAG GAATGCAGACAGCTGAAGAACTTCTCTTCTGTGAGGGCCATCCTGTCCGCTCTGCAGTCCAACGCCATCTATCGCCTCAAAAAGACCTGGGCCGCCGTGAGCCG AGAAAGCATGAGCGTCTTTGAGCATCTGTGTGAGACCTTCCCCGATGAGAACTGTGTGCTGACCAGCAGAGAGATGCTGGAG GATGGGAGTCACCCCGACAGCTGCGCCGCAGCCGGCATCAAACCCCCGGAGTCCAGACACACG AGCTTCAGTGGGGGCGTGGTTCCATACCTGGGCACCCACCTGACTGTCCTCACCATGCTGGACACGGCGCTGCCCGACGTTCTGGAG GGCGGCCTGATCAACTTTGAGAAACGGCGGCGG GAGTTTGAGATTCTGTCCCAGATCCGGCAGCTTCAGGCGTTCTGCTCTCAGTACAACCTTCCAGTGAAGCGCCAGATCAGCGTGTGGCTGCAGGCGCCGTCGCTGCTCACCGACCAGGAGAG CTATGAGCTGTCCCGTGAGCTGGAGCCCCCAGTGGACCCCTGCCCTTCCTCTCCCAGCTCATGGAGCAGTCGCCTCCTCGCCAAGAAGCTCGCCGT GCTGCGGACGTCCAGCGAGAGCTCGCTCCGGAAGGCTCACGCCGATCAGATCAGCGTGTCATCATCCGGCTCCAGCAGCTCAGACATGGAGGACCTTCCCGCTCCTCATCCCTCCCCCCTCAGACTCAAATTCAAG TCGCTCTCTGGCTCGCTCCACAACGTCACAGAGGACTTCTCCTCCGTGTCCTCGTCCAGCCTCTCCGGCTCGTCCTGCAGCTCCTCGCAGCCGgacctcagctcctcctccctGCTGCTCAGCCCGGAGTCTGCACGCCCCCCCCGCAGCTGTCCTCGGCCCGTCTACAACAAGCAGATCTCAGATCTGTGCATCATCCGGGTCACTGTGGAGAGCGTCAGCAACGGAAACGTCTACAAGAGCATCCTG CTGTCCAGCCAGGACCACACGCCGCAGGTGATCCAGAGGGCTCTGGAAAAACACAACATGGAGGACTTCAGGAGCGGCGACTTCAGCCTCTACCAGAAGCTTAACCACGGCAAAG AGCTCCACATACCCGACAAGGCCAACGTCTTTTACGCCATGTGCACCTCTGCCAACTACGACTTTGTGCTGCGTCCGCGCTGGAGGAGCCACAGGAACCACAGGAGGCATTTCGGGTCATCTTGCAGTCCTGTGGCTCAGGCCCGGAGCCGCCTCATCAAATGA
- the LOC112137564 gene encoding ral guanine nucleotide dissociation stimulator-like 2 isoform X1 has translation MRTVFPVCRGDEDGEPRGLRGRMRRMPWLKPGQGEGVHTDTEPGVWLRSFQLLDTRPKPEDPVHEWVDEGEEDAVFGITLRREPVPPSADPAEPSSSAFGCVQYHAVKVRRLKAGTLERLVTHLLDPESREPDFVHIFLSTYRAFTSPRTLVELLFQREETFSNLETSVSSCR, from the exons ATGAGGACCGTTTTTCCCGTGTGCCGAGGGGATGAGGACGGGGAGCCCCGCGGCCTCCGTGGCAGGATGAGGAGGATGCCGTGGCTGAAGCCTGGTCAGGGCGAGGGCGTCCACACGGACACGGAGCCCGGCGTGTGGCTCAGGAGCTTCCAGCTGCTGGACACCAGACCCAAACCTGAA GACCCGGTGCACGAGTGGGTCGACGAAGGGGAGGAGGACGCCGTGTTCGGCATCACCCTGCGCAGGGAGCCCGTCCCGCCGAGCGCAGACCCCGCAGAGCCTTCGTCATCTGCTTTCGgctgcgtccagtaccacgcaGTCAAGGTGCGGCGGTTAAAGGCCGGCACGCTGGAGCGCCTGGTCACACATCTGCTGGACCCGGAGAGCCGCGAGCCGGACTTCGTCCACATCTTTCTGTCCACGTACAGGGCCTTCACCTCGCCCCGGACGCTGGTGGAGCTGCTGTTTCAGAG AGAAGAGACCTTCTCCAACCTGGAAACCTCCGTCAGCTCCTGCAGGTGA